One Tunturibacter gelidoferens genomic region harbors:
- a CDS encoding transglycosylase domain-containing protein, with protein MPVKLKYGSNARTGTKALALESRLLRIALITLLAILVVGCSVFGYFYYHYQRVVDDRIAAGPIFASVSQIYAAPREVRAGQKLSAAAIAADLRQAGYNANSHLGTYQLNADNIFIKPGPESYHNTDGATINTSGGVVQSITAENGVTLSAYELEPQLITALSEDKNRTKRRLVSYDEIPPRMVQAVIAIEDRDFFNHGGINYLRIAKCAFSDLVTHHRTCGGSTLTQQLAKNLFLSPEKRIKRKMIEILITFQLEARFNKKQIFEMYANEINLGQRGSYAINGFGEAAQTFFGKNLQQLDLAESALLAGTIQSPTRLNPYRHPERAMERRNVVLDSMVETGAITASQAQAAKAEPLRLAPPNIDASEAPYFVDLVHDQLVKHIGDQDIAHQSLRIYTSLDPELQRVASEAVEIGMKNVDELVRKLHKTPKGEQPGPITYPQVALVAINPHTGQILALVGGRNYGLSQLNHAVSQRPTGSIFKPFVYAAAYNSSLNGLSLSSEDGGGGVFTALTQLNDEETTFTYDNGRQTYTPKNLISGYKGDVTAAYALAHSLNAATVQLGQMVGFDNVAALARSSGITNARGTPSVAIGTYNATPIDMAGAYTVFANNGVHLTPWMLASVRNASGDIVSDFSPEAKQVMDPRAAYLTQSLLEGVMNYGTAAAVRGHGFTAPAAGKTGTSHDAWFAGYTSNLICIIWVGNDDYTDVKIEGAHAAEPIWTEFMKRAIQLPQYSDVKPFSPPEGITTARIDKTSNLLADSTCPSNILYAAFLDGTAPTNTCSQMSESPQNLIQKILGIGGSKSETPPPPPTTGAPIVRVTPNTPPDGNAPDTTQQPVQPKKKNFLQKIFGGGKDKDKQQPQPQPTPPPQ; from the coding sequence TTGCCAGTCAAACTCAAATACGGCAGCAACGCCCGCACCGGCACCAAAGCTCTAGCTCTGGAGTCACGTCTTCTACGCATCGCGCTCATCACGTTGCTTGCCATTCTGGTAGTCGGCTGCAGCGTCTTCGGCTACTTCTACTACCACTACCAACGCGTTGTCGATGACCGCATCGCCGCCGGCCCCATCTTCGCCAGCGTCTCGCAGATCTACGCCGCGCCGCGCGAGGTCCGTGCCGGACAGAAGCTCTCCGCCGCAGCCATTGCCGCCGACCTGCGTCAGGCAGGCTACAACGCCAACTCCCACCTCGGCACCTACCAGCTCAACGCTGACAACATCTTCATCAAACCCGGCCCCGAGAGCTACCACAACACCGACGGCGCCACCATCAACACCTCCGGCGGAGTCGTCCAAAGCATCACTGCCGAAAACGGAGTGACCCTCAGCGCCTACGAGCTTGAGCCTCAACTCATCACCGCCCTCTCCGAAGACAAAAACCGCACCAAGCGCCGCCTCGTCTCCTACGACGAGATCCCTCCCCGCATGGTGCAGGCCGTCATCGCCATCGAAGACCGCGACTTCTTCAACCACGGCGGTATCAACTATCTCCGTATCGCCAAATGCGCCTTCTCCGACCTCGTCACTCACCATCGCACCTGCGGCGGCTCCACACTCACCCAGCAGCTCGCGAAAAATCTCTTCCTCTCGCCCGAAAAGCGCATCAAGCGCAAGATGATCGAGATCCTCATCACCTTCCAGCTCGAAGCCCGCTTCAACAAAAAGCAGATCTTCGAGATGTACGCGAATGAGATCAACCTCGGCCAGCGCGGCAGCTACGCTATCAACGGCTTCGGTGAGGCCGCACAGACCTTCTTCGGCAAGAACCTCCAGCAGCTCGACCTCGCCGAGTCCGCTCTCCTCGCCGGCACCATCCAGTCACCCACTCGCCTCAACCCCTACCGGCATCCCGAGCGCGCCATGGAGCGCCGCAACGTAGTCCTCGACTCCATGGTCGAAACCGGCGCCATCACCGCCAGTCAGGCGCAAGCCGCAAAGGCCGAGCCCCTCCGCCTCGCGCCGCCCAACATTGACGCCAGTGAAGCCCCCTACTTCGTCGACCTCGTCCACGACCAGCTCGTCAAGCACATCGGCGACCAGGACATCGCCCACCAGAGCCTCCGCATCTACACCTCGCTCGATCCCGAACTTCAACGCGTCGCCTCCGAGGCCGTCGAGATCGGAATGAAGAACGTTGACGAGCTCGTCCGCAAACTGCACAAGACGCCCAAGGGCGAACAGCCCGGCCCCATCACTTATCCCCAGGTTGCCCTCGTCGCCATCAACCCCCACACCGGACAGATCCTCGCCCTCGTAGGCGGCCGCAACTACGGCCTCTCCCAGCTCAACCACGCCGTCTCCCAGCGCCCCACCGGCTCCATCTTCAAACCCTTCGTCTACGCCGCGGCCTACAACAGCTCCCTCAACGGCCTCTCGCTCAGCAGCGAAGACGGCGGCGGGGGCGTCTTCACTGCTCTCACACAACTCAACGATGAAGAGACCACCTTCACCTACGACAATGGCCGCCAAACCTACACGCCAAAGAACCTCATCAGCGGCTATAAAGGCGACGTCACCGCAGCATACGCTCTCGCTCACTCCCTCAACGCGGCCACTGTTCAGCTGGGCCAGATGGTAGGTTTCGACAACGTTGCCGCGCTGGCCCGTTCTTCCGGCATCACCAACGCCCGCGGCACTCCTTCGGTTGCCATCGGCACCTACAATGCCACACCAATCGACATGGCGGGCGCCTACACGGTCTTCGCCAACAACGGCGTCCACCTTACCCCGTGGATGCTCGCCTCCGTCCGTAACGCGAGCGGCGACATCGTCTCCGACTTCTCTCCCGAGGCCAAGCAAGTCATGGATCCTCGCGCCGCCTACCTCACCCAGTCGCTGCTCGAAGGCGTAATGAACTACGGCACCGCCGCCGCCGTCAGAGGCCATGGCTTCACCGCACCAGCCGCCGGCAAGACCGGAACCAGTCACGACGCCTGGTTCGCCGGCTACACCTCCAACCTCATCTGCATCATCTGGGTCGGCAACGACGACTACACCGACGTCAAGATCGAGGGCGCACACGCCGCCGAACCGATCTGGACCGAGTTCATGAAGCGCGCCATCCAACTCCCCCAGTACTCCGACGTCAAGCCCTTCTCCCCACCCGAGGGCATCACCACCGCCCGCATCGACAAGACCTCGAACCTCCTGGCCGACTCCACCTGCCCCAGCAACATCCTCTACGCCGCCTTCCTCGACGGCACTGCCCCAACCAACACCTGCAGCCAGATGAGCGAAAGCCCCCAAAACCTCATCCAGAAGATCCTCGGCATAGGCGGCAGCAAATCAGAGACACCCCCACCGCCGCCCACCACCGGCGCCCCCATCGTGCGCGTCACACCTAACACCCCACCCGACGGCAACGCCCCCGACACCACCCAGCAGCCTGTCCAACCCAAGAAGAAAAACTTCCTGCAGAAGATCTTCGGCGGCGGCAAAGATAAAGACAAACAGCAACCGCAGCCGCAACCCACCCCGCCACCGCAATAA
- a CDS encoding Crp/Fnr family transcriptional regulator, which yields MLAQLPDAEYEALAKFLVPVELPLGTRLSEPNEPVEFIYFLNSGLISTDALTEKGESVEVGVIGREGFSGLPALLDQPQMSHSVLMQGVGEGLRIRSSIVRDQFLKGGMLQRLVHSFAYLQLAQTSQSVLCNRMHEVDARLARWLLTSADRMESESLNLTQEFLAQMLGVQRSTVTVAAGDLQRAGVIGYSRGKINILDRPALIGRACECYSIVTSAYDRIITKKFLAELSYVE from the coding sequence ATGCTGGCTCAGTTGCCGGATGCCGAGTATGAGGCGTTGGCCAAGTTTCTTGTGCCTGTGGAACTGCCGTTAGGCACGCGTCTCTCCGAACCCAACGAACCTGTCGAGTTTATCTATTTTTTGAATAGCGGCCTGATCTCGACCGATGCGCTAACCGAGAAAGGCGAATCAGTAGAGGTTGGAGTGATTGGCCGTGAGGGATTCTCGGGGCTGCCGGCGCTTCTGGATCAGCCTCAAATGTCGCACTCGGTGTTGATGCAGGGAGTAGGCGAGGGGCTACGAATCCGATCTTCCATCGTGCGCGATCAGTTTTTGAAGGGTGGAATGCTACAGCGGCTCGTACATTCGTTCGCCTATTTACAACTTGCACAGACGTCTCAGTCGGTGCTGTGCAACCGGATGCACGAGGTGGATGCGAGGCTGGCGCGATGGCTGCTCACCTCTGCCGACCGGATGGAATCGGAGTCGTTGAACCTGACGCAGGAGTTTCTGGCGCAAATGCTGGGGGTGCAGCGGTCGACGGTGACGGTGGCGGCCGGAGATCTGCAGAGAGCCGGTGTCATCGGGTACAGCCGCGGAAAGATCAACATTTTGGATCGCCCGGCGCTGATCGGGAGGGCGTGCGAGTGCTACAGCATTGTTACTTCTGCGTACGATCGGATCATTACCAAAAAATTTTTAGCAGAATTGAGTTATGTCGAATAG
- a CDS encoding Fpg/Nei family DNA glycosylase, with product MPEGDTIYRAARALQKAIGGKVVTGFETGLAKLARVNDDAPLVGRTVERVESRGKWCLIFFSGDLILVTHMLMSGSWHLYRPGEKWWMGRDRMRVVVRTAEWEAVGFNIPVAEFHTARSLERSSQVPKLGPDVLSDDFTVEGGVARLAGYGRENPEAEIAVVLLNQRVLAGLGNVYKSEVAFAAGVNPFRAMRTITSLEREVMVEVSRRYMKANVVDGSSSLGGEDGIVTYSGNRRTTHSSNREERLWVYGRQGQECRRCGATVMMRKQGLQARSTYWCPECQPWVGMGETAAPVGRVAVVRRGKIGC from the coding sequence ATGCCTGAAGGGGACACAATCTATCGGGCGGCGCGGGCGCTTCAGAAGGCGATTGGTGGCAAGGTAGTGACGGGGTTTGAGACTGGGCTGGCGAAGCTGGCTCGGGTGAATGACGATGCGCCACTTGTGGGAAGAACGGTGGAGAGGGTGGAGTCGCGGGGGAAGTGGTGCCTGATATTTTTTTCGGGCGATTTGATTCTGGTTACGCATATGTTGATGAGCGGCAGCTGGCATCTCTATCGGCCAGGAGAGAAGTGGTGGATGGGTAGGGATCGGATGCGGGTGGTGGTTCGGACGGCGGAGTGGGAGGCTGTGGGATTTAATATCCCAGTAGCGGAGTTTCATACGGCGCGATCTTTGGAGCGTTCAAGTCAGGTGCCGAAGTTGGGGCCGGATGTGCTGAGCGATGACTTTACTGTGGAAGGTGGGGTGGCTCGGCTGGCTGGGTATGGGAGGGAGAATCCTGAGGCGGAGATTGCTGTGGTGTTGCTGAATCAGCGGGTGCTGGCGGGGTTGGGGAACGTTTATAAGAGCGAGGTGGCGTTTGCGGCGGGAGTGAATCCGTTTCGCGCGATGAGGACGATTACTTCGCTAGAGAGGGAGGTGATGGTGGAGGTGTCTCGGAGATACATGAAGGCGAATGTGGTGGATGGGTCTTCTTCTCTGGGAGGAGAGGACGGGATTGTGACTTATTCGGGGAACCGGCGGACGACGCACTCGTCGAATCGCGAGGAGAGGCTGTGGGTGTATGGACGGCAGGGGCAAGAGTGCCGGCGGTGTGGCGCGACCGTGATGATGCGGAAGCAGGGGCTGCAGGCGCGGTCTACCTATTGGTGTCCGGAGTGCCAGCCTTGGGTGGGGATGGGCGAGACGGCTGCTCCGGTGGGGAGGGTGGCTGTGGTCCGGCGGGGGAAGATTGGGTGCTAG
- a CDS encoding KpsF/GutQ family sugar-phosphate isomerase: MSSKATAPSDSPRPSEFVRIEAAALNELAHRLDTTLLAPFTEAINHLLQAATNQSRVIVTGIGKSGIIARKIAATLRSTGTPAHFLHAAEAIHGDLGMLTSGGVVLALSYSGETEELLRLLPTLKRLNTTLVAISGCGTSTLAQASNIFLDASVSVEACTLNLAPTASTTVMLALGDALALEVSRLRQWKVEDFADLHPGGRIGRRLARVRELMHTGDALPQVSESTPMPQVIYEMSRKKLGMTTVLKDGHLAGMISDGDLRRLLERDGSHALEHTAAEIMNSHPHTIEGSALASSALALMEDKKITSLIVVGPGSQVEGVVHLHDLWTLQLT, from the coding sequence ATGTCCAGCAAAGCCACCGCCCCATCCGATTCCCCGCGTCCCTCCGAGTTCGTCCGCATCGAAGCCGCCGCGCTCAACGAGCTAGCCCACCGCCTCGACACCACGCTGCTCGCCCCGTTTACCGAGGCGATCAATCATCTGCTTCAAGCCGCTACCAATCAAAGCCGAGTCATCGTCACCGGCATCGGCAAGAGCGGCATCATCGCGCGCAAGATCGCCGCCACTCTACGCTCCACCGGGACCCCGGCACACTTCCTGCACGCTGCCGAAGCGATTCACGGCGACCTCGGCATGCTCACCTCCGGCGGTGTCGTCCTGGCCCTCTCTTACAGCGGCGAAACGGAAGAGCTGCTCCGTCTCCTCCCCACGCTCAAGCGCCTCAACACCACACTGGTCGCCATCAGCGGCTGCGGCACCTCCACCCTCGCCCAGGCCAGCAACATCTTCCTCGACGCGAGCGTCTCTGTCGAAGCCTGCACCCTCAACCTCGCGCCCACCGCCTCCACCACCGTCATGCTCGCTCTCGGCGACGCCCTCGCCCTCGAAGTAAGCCGCCTCCGTCAATGGAAGGTCGAAGACTTCGCCGACCTCCATCCCGGCGGCCGCATCGGCAGACGGCTCGCCCGCGTCCGCGAGCTGATGCACACCGGCGATGCCCTCCCACAGGTCAGCGAATCCACGCCCATGCCGCAGGTCATCTATGAGATGTCGCGAAAAAAGCTCGGCATGACCACCGTCCTAAAAGACGGTCATTTAGCCGGTATGATCTCCGATGGCGACCTCCGCCGACTCCTCGAGCGCGACGGATCCCACGCCCTCGAACACACAGCCGCCGAAATCATGAACTCCCATCCCCACACGATTGAAGGCAGCGCCCTGGCCTCCTCAGCACTGGCCCTCATGGAGGACAAAAAGATCACCTCACTCATCGTCGTAGGCCCGGGTAGTCAGGTAGAAGGCGTCGTCCATCTCCACGACCTATGGACCCTGCAACTCACCTGA
- a CDS encoding proline--tRNA ligase codes for MHRWSQLFIPTLREAPADAEVASHKLLLRAGYIRQLGAGIYSYLFLGNRSVNKIVAIVREEMDRIGQEFLLPALNPKEVWEASGRWSGMGENMFRLKDRKGAELCLAMTHEEIVTDIARKELRSYKQLPQIWYQIQTKFRDEPRPKSGLLRVRQFLMKDAYSFDIDEAGLDISYNKHDQAYRRIFTRCGLQFVAVDADSGAMGGSASQEFMVYTDAGEDLIASSASGYAANLEKATSQLAPVDDLAPTGDGLPELVHTPGQRTIDEVGAFLNLAPVHQIKTMAYMAELKESDHAKLGKLRPVVVFLRGDHSINEAKLLLLAGGELRPMVTEEIEATFKAPAGYLGPIGLEAAPHPKKPGTLVILDKALEGRTNLIAGANKEEYHLRNVTPTRDFKSTLVADVRNIIEGELDPIGGQPLRLGTAVEIGHIFKLGNKYTTSMGASVLNRDGKEVTPIMGCYGIGIERILTAAIETSAAANQGASYVLHPAIAPFQVVVTITNVGDEALLAAGEKIAADLEAAGVDVLLDDRDERAGVKFKDADLVGIPYRINIGRGVAEGKVEFLDRLRSVTEDVAINEVTAKVSGQITSTLNNSLPAAGL; via the coding sequence ATGCATCGTTGGTCTCAACTTTTTATCCCCACCCTCCGTGAAGCACCCGCAGATGCCGAAGTCGCCAGCCACAAGCTTCTCCTCCGCGCCGGTTATATCCGCCAACTCGGCGCTGGCATCTACAGCTACCTCTTCCTCGGCAATCGTTCCGTCAACAAGATCGTCGCCATCGTGCGCGAAGAGATGGACCGCATCGGCCAGGAGTTCCTGCTCCCCGCACTGAACCCTAAAGAAGTCTGGGAGGCCAGCGGCCGGTGGTCCGGCATGGGCGAAAACATGTTCCGTCTCAAGGACCGCAAGGGCGCCGAGCTCTGCCTCGCAATGACCCACGAGGAGATCGTCACCGACATCGCTCGCAAGGAACTCCGCAGCTACAAACAGCTCCCCCAGATCTGGTACCAGATCCAAACCAAGTTCCGCGACGAGCCCCGTCCCAAATCCGGCCTGCTTCGCGTCCGCCAGTTCCTCATGAAGGACGCCTACTCCTTCGACATCGATGAAGCCGGCCTCGACATCTCCTACAACAAACACGATCAGGCCTACCGCCGCATCTTCACTCGCTGCGGCCTGCAGTTCGTCGCCGTCGACGCCGACTCCGGCGCCATGGGCGGCTCCGCCTCGCAGGAGTTCATGGTCTACACCGACGCAGGCGAAGATCTCATAGCCAGCAGCGCCTCAGGCTACGCCGCCAACCTCGAAAAGGCCACCTCGCAGCTTGCTCCCGTCGATGACCTCGCCCCCACCGGCGACGGCCTCCCCGAGCTTGTCCATACCCCAGGCCAGCGCACCATCGACGAGGTCGGAGCCTTCCTCAACCTCGCCCCGGTCCATCAGATCAAGACCATGGCCTATATGGCCGAACTCAAAGAATCAGACCACGCCAAACTCGGCAAACTCCGCCCCGTCGTAGTCTTCCTGCGCGGCGACCACTCCATCAACGAAGCAAAGCTCCTTCTCCTGGCCGGCGGTGAACTCCGCCCCATGGTCACCGAAGAGATCGAAGCCACCTTCAAAGCACCCGCAGGATATCTCGGTCCCATCGGCCTCGAAGCCGCTCCGCACCCAAAGAAACCCGGCACCCTGGTCATCCTCGACAAAGCCCTCGAAGGCCGCACCAACCTTATCGCCGGAGCCAACAAAGAGGAGTATCACCTCCGCAACGTCACGCCCACCCGCGACTTCAAGTCCACCCTCGTCGCCGACGTCCGCAACATCATCGAAGGCGAACTCGATCCCATCGGCGGTCAGCCCCTGCGTCTCGGCACGGCGGTCGAGATCGGCCACATCTTTAAACTAGGCAACAAATACACGACAAGCATGGGAGCCTCTGTCCTCAACCGTGACGGCAAAGAGGTCACTCCGATCATGGGCTGCTACGGCATCGGCATCGAACGCATCCTCACCGCGGCGATCGAAACTTCCGCCGCCGCCAACCAGGGTGCAAGCTACGTTCTTCACCCCGCCATCGCCCCCTTCCAGGTCGTCGTCACCATCACCAACGTTGGTGACGAGGCCCTCCTCGCCGCAGGTGAAAAAATAGCAGCGGACCTCGAAGCCGCTGGTGTTGACGTCCTCCTCGACGACCGCGACGAGCGCGCAGGCGTCAAGTTCAAAGACGCCGATCTCGTTGGAATCCCTTACCGAATCAATATTGGTCGCGGAGTCGCCGAGGGCAAGGTAGAATTTCTCGACCGTCTCCGGAGCGTCACCGAAGACGTCGCCATCAACGAGGTTACCGCGAAGGTATCCGGCCAGATAACCTCTACGCTGAACAACTCGCTCCCCGCAGCTGGCCTCTAA
- a CDS encoding protein-disulfide reductase DsbD domain-containing protein produces the protein MTGLFAGLLIALPIGLAAQQVGNLDAPVVKPKSYVVYGADQQNVVAGKRSVVELHFRVLDGYHVNSHTPKSELLIPTRIELQPATGVKAEAVEYPTGTSYSFSFDPTEKLDVYTGTFTVRLPVVAEAGTHSVDGTLRYQACDHAACYPPKSLPVQVIFTAK, from the coding sequence GTGACGGGATTGTTTGCGGGGTTGTTGATCGCGTTGCCAATCGGGTTGGCGGCGCAGCAGGTGGGCAATCTTGATGCTCCGGTCGTGAAGCCGAAGTCGTATGTTGTGTATGGGGCTGATCAGCAGAATGTCGTTGCAGGCAAGCGCAGCGTGGTGGAGCTGCACTTTCGCGTGCTGGATGGCTACCATGTGAACTCGCACACGCCCAAGTCGGAGCTGTTGATTCCGACCAGGATAGAGTTGCAGCCGGCGACTGGAGTGAAGGCTGAGGCGGTTGAGTATCCGACTGGTACGTCCTACAGCTTTAGCTTCGATCCGACGGAGAAGCTTGACGTTTACACGGGGACGTTTACCGTGAGGCTGCCGGTGGTGGCTGAGGCGGGGACGCATAGTGTGGATGGAACGCTTCGGTATCAAGCATGCGATCATGCGGCGTGCTATCCGCCGAAGAGCCTGCCGGTACAGGTAATCTTTACGGCGAAGTAG
- a CDS encoding TlpA family protein disulfide reductase, with protein MKRSGLVFGVMVVGIALLLWAGWHNLRERRLAMQQAQENHVVLVPEKAGPAAQTDSQSPEAEAMQMRGKVAPGFTLVTLDGKKVSLSDYKGRPVLVNFWATWCGPCKVEMPWFEEFRKQYAAQGLEILGLADDVDAGKDAIAKVAQKTGVTYPILLTDGKIQKAYGGPDGMDYLPMSFYVDKNGVIVEETAGLGSKDEIEAHIKKIVASGATTAAGGQ; from the coding sequence GTGAAGCGGAGTGGATTGGTCTTTGGTGTGATGGTGGTTGGGATTGCGCTGCTGTTGTGGGCGGGATGGCACAATCTGCGCGAGCGGAGGCTTGCGATGCAGCAGGCCCAGGAGAACCACGTGGTTCTTGTGCCGGAGAAGGCGGGGCCGGCGGCGCAGACAGATTCCCAGTCGCCCGAAGCAGAGGCGATGCAGATGCGTGGCAAGGTTGCCCCTGGCTTCACGCTCGTGACGCTGGATGGTAAGAAGGTTTCGCTGAGCGACTATAAGGGCCGGCCCGTTCTGGTGAACTTCTGGGCGACTTGGTGCGGGCCCTGCAAGGTGGAGATGCCGTGGTTTGAAGAGTTTCGCAAACAGTATGCGGCGCAGGGTTTGGAGATACTCGGGCTGGCGGATGATGTCGATGCGGGCAAGGATGCGATCGCAAAGGTGGCGCAGAAGACAGGGGTGACTTATCCCATTTTGCTCACCGATGGGAAGATCCAAAAGGCTTATGGCGGACCGGATGGGATGGACTATCTGCCGATGTCGTTCTATGTCGACAAGAACGGCGTGATCGTCGAGGAGACGGCTGGGCTCGGAAGCAAGGATGAGATCGAAGCGCACATCAAGAAGATTGTTGCTTCGGGAGCGACGACGGCGGCGGGTGGACAGTGA